The following coding sequences are from one Candidatus Coatesbacteria bacterium window:
- a CDS encoding ComF family protein, protein MKLAQTLKEGLDGLLRLVYPPACVLCGHRLPPGRRLGLCDPCWLSVELVKAPVCETCGRPLNDDERPAGLCFDCRLLPPPLVIRAAALYREPLVSLIYLCKYDFWPTAARQPAELLVERAHALFGSWRPHVVAPVPLHSKRLRWRGFNQSELLARPLAEMWGAPLADGLLRVRDTVPQVRLPDEARRENLREAFAVDEATALDGKRVLLVDDVTTTGATLAEGARALRAAGAREVAAYVVARPASS, encoded by the coding sequence ATGAAACTCGCCCAAACGCTCAAGGAAGGGCTCGACGGCCTGCTGCGCCTCGTCTATCCGCCGGCCTGCGTCCTCTGCGGTCACCGCCTGCCGCCGGGACGGCGTCTGGGGCTCTGCGACCCCTGCTGGCTGTCCGTCGAACTCGTCAAGGCTCCCGTCTGCGAGACCTGCGGCCGCCCCCTCAACGACGACGAACGGCCCGCGGGATTGTGCTTCGACTGCCGCCTGCTGCCGCCGCCCCTGGTCATCCGGGCCGCCGCCCTCTACCGTGAACCTCTGGTCAGCCTGATCTACCTCTGCAAGTACGATTTCTGGCCCACGGCGGCGCGGCAACCCGCCGAACTCCTCGTCGAGCGCGCCCACGCCCTCTTCGGCTCCTGGCGCCCCCACGTCGTCGCGCCCGTACCGCTGCACAGCAAACGCCTGCGCTGGCGCGGCTTCAACCAGAGCGAGCTGCTGGCCCGCCCCCTGGCCGAGATGTGGGGCGCGCCTCTCGCCGACGGCCTGCTGCGCGTCCGCGATACCGTGCCCCAGGTGCGCCTGCCCGACGAGGCCCGCCGGGAGAACCTGCGCGAGGCCTTCGCCGTCGACGAAGCAACGGCTCTGGACGGCAAGCGGGTGCTCCTCGTCGACGACGTCACCACCACCGGGGCCACCCTGGCCGAGGGCGCCCGCGCCCTGCGCGCCGCCGGCGCCCGCGAGGTGGCCGCCTACGTCGTCGCCCGTCCGGCCTCCAGTTGA
- a CDS encoding ABC transporter substrate-binding protein produces the protein MNDLRPSLRRRCARRPETSSGQLRRYAHHLLLALLCALGACADEGRRTPDSTTLSVVDDAGRTVALTEPAHRIVACSPDAAEVVAALDAELLVGRSSFADHPPEILELPVVGDFSHPDPELIAALRPDLVILAGLEQAPLLAKLDTLGLTAYVHQPAKLTDLVEALRRLGILLDRRETAATSAAELERTLAEAASRRPAVPPRVYLEISAEPLMAACRGSLQHDLLTAVGAVNVFAELPRAYHRVEPEAVLAAAPEIIILLDGATNPADVESRTGWGELPAVRRGRVYSLDPDLHTRAGPRIVAALKDLSAIVNDYKNGLEP, from the coding sequence ATGAACGACCTCCGCCCTTCACTACGCCGCCGATGCGCACGGCGCCCGGAAACATCCTCCGGTCAGCTTCGGCGATACGCCCACCACCTCCTCCTCGCCCTCCTCTGCGCCCTGGGCGCCTGCGCGGACGAGGGTCGCCGCACGCCCGACTCCACGACGCTGAGCGTCGTCGACGACGCCGGCCGCACCGTGGCCCTGACCGAACCGGCCCACCGCATCGTGGCCTGCAGCCCCGACGCCGCCGAGGTCGTCGCCGCCCTGGACGCCGAGCTGCTGGTCGGCCGCTCCAGCTTCGCCGACCACCCGCCGGAGATACTGGAGCTGCCCGTCGTCGGCGACTTCTCCCACCCAGATCCGGAGCTGATCGCCGCCCTGCGGCCCGACCTGGTCATCCTGGCCGGTCTGGAACAGGCCCCGCTGCTGGCCAAGCTCGACACCCTGGGCCTGACCGCCTACGTCCACCAACCCGCCAAACTCACCGACCTGGTCGAAGCCTTACGGCGGCTGGGAATACTCCTCGACCGCCGGGAAACCGCCGCTACGTCAGCCGCCGAACTGGAACGGACACTGGCTGAAGCCGCTTCACGCCGCCCCGCCGTGCCCCCCCGCGTCTACCTCGAAATCAGCGCCGAGCCGCTGATGGCCGCCTGCCGGGGCAGTCTGCAGCACGATCTGCTCACCGCCGTCGGCGCCGTCAACGTCTTCGCCGAACTGCCCCGGGCCTACCATCGCGTCGAGCCCGAGGCCGTCCTGGCCGCCGCGCCGGAGATCATCATCCTCCTCGACGGCGCCACCAACCCGGCGGACGTCGAGAGCAGAACGGGTTGGGGCGAGCTGCCCGCCGTCCGCCGGGGCCGCGTCTACTCCCTCGATCCGGACCTCCACACCCGGGCCGGGCCCCGGATCGTCGCGGCCCTGAAGGACCTCAGCGCTATCGTCAACGATTATAAAAACGGCCTCGAACCATGA